gcagccctgccccgggTCGGACCCGTtcccccgggccgggcccttCCCCCCATCGGCCCCGTTCTGTTCTGGCCGGGCCCAGCAGATCAGGGCAGGAACgggaggaagctgcagagaccacaaaggagcagggctggcccggCTGTGAGATCTCATCAGCAAATCCCCTCCCCAGCGCGGCTGGAACCGAAACCACAACAGCCCAGAACCCACAGTGTAACCCTGCAGTGAGAattcaacacagaaaaataagtgAACAATCATGAAACCAATCCTATCACAGTCCCAGCTACAGCGTCCTGTCACATGGACCCCTAGCAAAATGCTAACCTTTCAAAGCTTCAATCCTACCTcgagtaaaagaaaaacaaaaaccaaaatacaagCATATAAAAAAGGAACATACAACCATCAAAATCAGTAAAGAAGAAGTTAAatcccaaatttaaaaaaaaagggaacaatATCCtaatttgaaaactgaaatcctCTTATAAATTATGAAGAAATAAACTTCTTATaaactttgaagaaaaaatagaaatttttttcctattgcaCATGAAACTatagaaaaatgaaagtatacaaaaaatatcaaacctccttcaaataataaaacctccatactaaaataaaaaaatattaaaataactaTAATCCCATAAAAagttgaaacaaaaaaataaagaaaaataatcctatacttccaaaaaaaggaaaaaaaatctctgttaccagagatgaaaataattttaaaaataaataataaaatcttcTACCTTTAAACAACTTatcttaaaaacaataacctgtaAATCAACATAATCCACCAACAAACTATTGAAAAATCgatcaaaataagaaaaacttCACAATAGCAAAGTTCCACAAAAAACTACTATccataagaaaattaaaaaccacaaaaaaactgttttctttaatCTTATAAAAAAGTCTCCAtaacattaacaaaaaaaaaattctctccaaaaatgaactaaaaaaaatattttaaaagtaataaactGACTAGAAATTTTAGGTTTAGTTTCTTGACAttatcagtaaaaaaaaaagtaaaggaaaaaaatgggttctgaaaactttattttaattcttactactttttttctttcagttactTTCCATAAAATTTTATACcctttaaagttttaaaactaCGTTAGCTTTCTCCTAATCCTACTTCacaacaaaatataaataccTTAGTAATTAAGCAACATGAAAACCCACCACACTCAACAAcgcattaatttaaaaatctcaaaattaaagaaatctgaaattgacaaaccaaaaccacaacaatGTACAATATGTACAAATGTACACTTCATGTACAAATAGAATTGccaaaaaacaaatatttcaagttGGAACTAAAGTGTTTATGGATTTTATGTTCTTTTGTGTGTCAGAGAAGATTTGGGCTTAAAAGATGAAAATCTGCCtctattaaaaacaaagagaaattttacttttatgtCCACTCATTTTACCTCAGATGTCTGTGACTCCTTATTGGTTTTGCCCCCTGAATGTGAATGCAATTttcagcaccagctgggctTTGAGGGAAATGGTATTGGGGACCCTCAAGAAAAGTTCCTCATTTGAGTGGCTGAGACCATGGTGAGGTTTTTagcatttccttctctcagGTGGGATCTGATGGCCTGAGGTGGCCTTGTCTCCTCAGGGATTTCATGCCCTGAGGAAGCAAAGGCTGATGCAATGTGCTTGATCCTCTCCTGTCTAATGGGgaggagcagcacccagcagagctggaatcaCCTTCTCCATTCCTGATTTCTGCTGCCAACAGATCACTGGGCTCTCTCAGGGTCCAGAAgtcacttttccttttggatGGATGGCCTGAAggcacccaggggctgcaggctgggactgCTTCAGAAATCCCTTTGGCTTGGAAGGATCCTTCTACCTGAGAGCTGAACTGAGAAACAGACAGATGTAGTGAGGCCGGGAGCTCACTCAGAACTGTTAGGAGGATCCCAGAGAAAGAGATCCCTAGAAAAGACTGCAATTGTTTTTTATCATAAAGTTTCCAGCAGAAGTTTCTGGACTCCAGAGGAACCATGGAACAGTTTAGCAGTATCAGAAACACAAATTCCACTCTGGGCTGggagttagggttagggttagcaGCTAACCCTAAAACTCttgcagtggcagtggcagcagctcctgtcagcATGTTTACCAGCTGAAAAAATGCATGTGACCACAAGATGTGACATTCTCTAGCTAAACAGCTGCAAACCACATAGAGCTCATTTCCTCCATGTGGCTGCCCTCTGACAGCTGGGTCTCAAAGGCTTGGTTACACTGCAGGGATTCAGATGCTCCTAGAATCTCTAGCACTGCTGTAGAAAACTGAATATATGCCTTGTAAAAGTTTACCTCAAGTCGGCACTGACAACTGTACATCAAAAAGTGATTTTCTATCTGACTGAACCAAAACTTCTTTAGAAAACAGGAGACCTTACATTGATGAGAATAATTCATTCGAAATTGCAGTGATTTTCCACTCGAATTTCCATGTGTAACACCGAcacttttccccctttcagTCTGAGATGAAATCTTGATGAACACCTTTGTTTCAaagtccctgtccccctgcagagAGGCCTggagctttcctttccctgtgcccagggcactgtgagctgccctccccagcaccagagCCACACGTtcccctgcccaggtgaggagTGAAAGGGGCCCTGGACAGAGCACAAGCTGCTGAGGCAGTGGGCTCAGGCTGTTGTGAGTTCCTGCCCCAACAGCCCATGGGAATGCAAGGGGTGAAAAATGCCCCGAGTGCTGAGCACCAGCAGTGACCCTCAATCAACCTTCCCAATGCTCTCCCTCGAGCTCCTCAGGCTCTGGGGAACACAGGACAGCAAAAGGGGCTCAGTTTGGCCCTTGGATGGTGAGAGGCAAGCAGCAGAATCCAGCCTGGTCTCTCTCTGACCTTTCCTTTAGCACAggcctgtgtgtccccagcccaaAGGCACAGAGGGGGCTCTTTAAACGGTGCCACAGTGTCCCCGTGCCCACCGTGTCACTGTCCCACGAGGAGAGAGCCCGGGGGCATCggggccaggagagctgtgccagagagcTGTGCCCGAGTGTGCCCGGCCCTGTGTGCCCGagtgtgctgtgcccaggtgtgaggGCACacgtcctgctctgccatgggcactgtgtgtgtgtgtgctgtgcccaggtgtgaggGCACacgtcctgctctgccatgggcactgtgtgtgtgtgctgtgcccaggtgtgaggGCACacgtcctgctctgccatgggcactgtgtgtttgtgctgtgcccaggtgtgaggGCACacgtcctgctctgccatgggcactgtgtgtgtgtgctgtgcccaggaacACAAGCAAGCACAGGCGCACACTCCAGCCACAGAGAGCAGTAGATGAATGAAAGGTAGGAAAGGTGAGTTGTATGGAGTTCTGTTGGGCTTTATTTCAACCACACACgaaagggctgcagggacaattttaatttcatttattattaaacAAATCAGAGCAAGAAAGTGAGAAGTATGCCAAATCCTAAAAATCCACCTTGCCCACATTGTTCACCCCTTCCTGGGCTTAACTTCATCTCCgatttcctccctccctcctccccacacaGTGGCACAGAGGGATGGCTTGTTTTGGTATGAAAGACAGGgatctgctaaggaaggcaggagcctccctggcAATGGAAAGTGTAAATCTCTCCCCtctaaattattataattttgaaattaagaggctctcaggcaaagatatgagAATATTCATACAAGCCTTTATTAGTATAAAAAAGAATAACCAAGTCTAACGCGCGGCGCTGCCCGagcaggcccagccccagccccgcctctCTCGCTGCAGTTCCGGGCGCGGCCGGCAGGGGCGCTGTGGGCAGCGGCAGCCgggtgtgagcagggcagggagaggcgaGCTCAGGATCCCGGGCACCCGAGCAGGGGGGACAGGGCCCTGCGGCACTGAggggtgacactgaggggcccgtgcaggggctgctctcaccagcacatgctcagcccacagccccacagcaggagaagcagctctgggctggtttGTGGCGGTGGCAGAGAATTCCCTTCCCCAAGCAACGTCCTCCTCCAAAGacgagagagagaaagagagagagagagagcagctgagagaCGCTTCCTCACAGTCAGGTGCCTGACGGCAAAAGTTGGCAAAAAAGTTGCTCAAGACTTGTCAGCggttcttgttcctcttccAAGGACAATCCGAAAGTGTCACATTCAGACAAGTTCGTGATGATTTCCAAGCTCCCAGGGAGATTTGGATTTCCCATTAGAGCTCATTGTGTCATGAGGGCAATGcactcactgcaggcagcatcgGTGCCAAGATGGATTGCAgagacttttcctttgcagcgCCAGCCCAGCGCCGGCATTGGGGATGAAGAGGCACTGAGGTGGCCCTGAGAGGAAGTTCAAGGCACAGGGcgcagctgaggaaggacagcgctgtgctgggctcagaggtgaagctggcactgcccagcgtgGAGAAGGTCCTTTGTGCAGCCCCTGTTACAGGGGAGCTTGGGCCTTGCTGCAGACATACGGCCGCTCATGGGAGCAGTTGTCACTCCTGAATCTCCTGTCAGCCAGGTACACACAGTCGGAATTCCCGAGGACAggaaccctgcagggaggagcagaggcagcgctggctgccaggggaagcccttgtgcccctgtgcccccaggccctgcccggctccccggcACTCACCGggagctgtagctgctgccGTCCCCCCAGTGCAGGCGCTCGCCCCGTCTGCGCAGCCCGAGCCAGAAATCGCCGTTCCCGCGGAGGCGGaagagcaaatcctgcccaggagagaggagtgggagctgtcccggcccctcggggggacacgtgcccggggctgcccccgcacgccggggctccttccctgcaaggccccggcccagggctgcagccccggccctgcgagcaccgagcccggcccaggagcgcccccaggctgccctcagccaccccacagcgcccgcagcccctcactcaccaTGGCCTCCTCATCCTTGGCAATGGCCAGGGAGGCATTGAGCTCGGAGCACCGTTCCTGACCCTGCTCCCACGTGCTGTAATCCAGTGAGAAGTAGTAGCAGACCCCATTGTAGCCCACCCAGCCACGGGGACAGCCCAGAACCAACAGCGGTGTCACAGGTGTGACTGGAAcatgtggtgctgcagggggaagaggagaaggttTTGAGGattcccctgtgcagggagcagggagcccgctctgccccgaggggctgggcccaggctgctgcccctcccttaCCTGGCTGCACTGCCAAGGCCgcccccaaagccagcaccagcaccaggagcagcagaatcagcACCGCCGTGCCCACGGGATGGCATCTGAACCattcacctggagcaggaaagagctgctggctgccagaagcagagccGGCCCTGCAATCTGCTCAGcccacagccagggagcagagcagggagccctgaggcagtgtgggcctccctcagctggcagccagagagccaagagcctggccacaggcagggacacagctgtgggcacaggcagggacacagctgtgggcacaggctgcagcaggagaactgcacagccttgggggcagctggggctcttgCTTCCAGCCACGGAtggggcccagcagagcacGAGGCCTCTTCCAGACATCGGGAAACAGCCacacacctgccagccctggccttgggaggggacacgggaCCCTGCCTAGAGGGCACAGGGGTGGCCCTGTACTCACCCAGGAATCTTCTGAGTCTATTCCCTGTTGCTGATCTGTTCTTCAGGGGATCCTTCACAGCTCCAGAAATGGAGCAGAGTTCACTCTCCTCCTGCTCACGGCCAGTATCTCTCTGCGTGGAATAAACGGCACCTTGCTCTCGAGACATCAGGACTGCTGGCAGATCCTTTGGGAGCTCGGCCTCGGGAACAGCTTTGCAGCCGCGCTGATGGCACCCTGAAAGGGACACGGTGAGAGGTCGCTGCTGGTGCCGGCCGTGCGGGGGCTCAGGAGGgcggtggcagctgtggctgcgctGTCGCCGCTGCCCAGAGGTGCGGCAGCAGGTGCGGAGACAAGCGCAGCCTCCGGGAGCTCTGCGGTGGCCGCAGCCGCggcccctgtggctctgcagccgctgcagcccagctccgtgccgggccgggcgctgagAGCGCCTGCGAGCtgccggctgctgctggcccggggCAGCTGCGGCTCGGAGTCCGCCTGCCGAGGGgcgagaagcagcagccccgggctgctcaCCATTGTGCCCCGCATGATTCCCTGCCCCGGCGCCTCGGAGCCCGGGCACACCGAGCGCCGGCACGGCCGCTGcggctcctgcctgggcacacggAGCGGCTGCCGGCGCAGAGCGCAGCGCCGAGAAGCCTCGGCCCCGGAGCAGCCAGGATGCGCCGCTTTGTGCCCGCACCCGGCGCCTGCAGCGCTTTGGGCTCTGAGGCACTGGGTTCAAGTTCATGCCGtgccagccccgagccgggcacGGACACCTCCCGCCCGAGCAGCGGCCCCGAGCCCGGTGCCGCACGGGCGGGAACGCTGCCGGGCACGGAGCAGCCGCCTCCGTCCTAGCGAGAGCAGCCGCGATGAGCCATCGTTGCCGCGGCACCGGCTCCATCCCGGCCATCCGGGCAAGGAGGAGAGCGCGGGCAGCCGCTCCCAGGGCTGCGATCCCAGCGCAGGGGGCACACGGGGGAAGCCGGCACCAGGAACTCGCCAGAACCCCCCGGCACTCAGCGCGGCCCCCTCCGCACGCAGCGagccccgagctggggcagcaccgaccgcggtcccacctgggctggagccGCCTCCGAGCTCCGGATGCCGCCTCGCCAGGGTCCGGGTGCTGCCGCCACTGCTCCCATCCCGGCCAGACACAACGAGCACGGCCGGTGCCGCCTCAGATTTGAGCCGATTTGACCAATCATATGCGGAACGCGGCCAATTATGGCGCGGCCCTTTTGCTCCCGTCCCCGCCCCGGCCCCTCTCCCCAGCGCTCCCCGCTGCATTTTCCAGGATCggttccttctcctttctggcGCCTCCCGTCGCTCCCGACCCGGATTTGGGGACCTGAACCCTTTGGCTCGGCTGAGCTCATTGGAAAATCCGGGGGCTGCCCCGCATCATCCTGAGCCCACGCTACGTCCCCGCTCGGCTTTGCCCTCGCTGCCGCCGGCGCTTTCCCCGCTCCCGGGGCTCGGCTTTGCCCGGCGGCTCCGCTTGGCCCCGGGCGAACTCACTCCCCCCgtggctccccagccctgcggCGGGGCGAACCCCCGGCATTTGCCGAAGGGCTCTGACTGCCCCTGGTACTGAAGCCTCATAGAACGTGTTCTAGAATGCCTTAAAAATGTGTTGAAATGGTTTTTTAAAGTTAATCTTGAGTTTTTCGTGAATTCTGATTTCTCTGAGAATTGTTCCTGGTGATATTCAAAGCGGTAAATGCAGTGCCTTGTCATTATTATCATGTCCAGCACAACACAATCGAATTTCTTTAACAGAAATGCTGATAACATTTACCATATGCTATTACACTAACTACAATCTCGAGAAGTTCATGGTTTGTTGCATACTTTTCAAATTTTACATTGTTGTTACTTTCGGTACAATTGCACTTTAAAAATCTTGGTAAATCTATGGTTCCTTAAAATTTGTGGCTACCATGAGTTTTCCTCGATCTTAAATTACATAGGGTCAAAGTATTTGTCACACTTTTCTAATCCCTCCAGTAAATCCATCAGACCACTATTTCAGCATGCTTGGTTCACATTTTCAGCACCTTTTGATATTAATAGCAGCAGACTAAGTTACATATCGTAGTACCCAGAACTTTTATGGATATTGATTGTTAGtttggttctgttttttttttaatttgattttagtGTTCGTAAGACTAGGCAAAGCTATGTCTGAGTGATGTTAAACTATGTTTTATAACTCAATtgagttaattttcttaagaGTCATTTACGTTGAGGTGGATTTCTGTCAGGTTTGAGTGTTGCTGAGTTGGGATGAGATCAAGTTTCAGTCTCCTTCATTTTAAGCCATTTCATGTTCTATTCCAGTTTTATTAAGACCAGCTTTTACTCGGTATTAGAGATGTAACTTAAATTCTCTTAAGTGTACCTCTAATTCTACTGCGGTGACATTGAATTACATTGCAATTAATTTTAGGCCCtatgtttattttgtttaaatatgttttttcaCATTGCAAGATGTGGTTATTTTCTTCTAGAGATAAGACAGATCCCAGTGAGGCAGCTGTGATGAAACACTGATAAACACCTGCTTTTGCATACAAGAAGATACAGTTTGTTGGGCCCTTGATCCTCTCACAGGTTGCACAGGTGTCAGTGCTGCACTGCCTGACAGGATCATTGATTGTGATCTCTTCTGGTTTAACTCCCACAGATAACACAGGAGAGTGGGTTCTTGTTCCACATTATGGCTGTTATCCATTGTAAgcttttcagtgtttcaatGCAATGGATACAGGAATGCTGGAAGAATATTGTCTCCAATTCCTGAGACAGTCACCTCTGATGTATTGGTTCCATCATGTGAATTCACTCATTTTTATAACAGGCATTATTCATAAGACACCATTGCCAAATTTATAACTGGCTTTTCATGACTTTAGACATATCTTTGTGTGACTATCTACAAGACATGGTGTCACTTTGGGATCTCTCTGTTTtgttctccagctgcaggtgcaTATATTTGAACAggtgttacagggcttgcaagggttgcagggtgaagagagagacaagGATGTTGaatccatgttcagaaggcttgatttattattttatgagatatattacattatttctatactaaaaagaatagagagaaaagttgtccaaagctagctaagctaagaatagaaaaggaaggaataacaaagttctgtgtgcaggcagaaagcaagaacagctctgctgtgagtgatcagtaaatccaaacatccaccaATCACGAATacacctgttacattccacagcagcaaataaccattgtttacatttgttgctgaggccacagcttctcagaagggagaaaaatcctaaagaaaggatttttcacaaaagacgTCTATGACAAACAGGCTGTATGCAGCCGTTCCTTGCACACCTGCTCAGCCTTTAGTCCCTTCTCTTGTTCCAGCAGGATTGCTGTGCCTTCACCCAGTGCTGTCTCGtgattttcctgtgttttcagagTTCCAGGATGAGATCTCTGGACTCTGTCAAAAGCCTCATCTGAGCTGAGGGTCCTGTGGTCTTTCCCGACCCTTTTGTGACACATCCtcatggcacagggctgtgaccTGCTGAGGgcaaggctgctcctgctctgtggcaatcagacacagccccaggtaTTCTCACAGGAGCACTCCAGCAGTTTGCTGTGCTTGGGGCATCTCCTAGCTGCTATTATTGAGAGATTTGTTTTTGAGGTATGTGAGGGAGGCCCTCCCACTGAGGGTCTGGGCTCTGGCCAGGCCCTGGCTCTACCTGATTGGAAAATTGCCAACAAACCCAGATGTTTTCTGCCTCAAAACTATATTCAAGTCTCTTGGACTTGGCAATTTGACCCTATACCAATAGCTGGATCAAAATCAGTTGAACATAAACCTAAGATGCTGCGAATTGATGTACAGCTCCCTAAAAGCAAAGATGACGCCATTATTCCTGCAGATTCATTACatagaattaaattaaatacaacAAGAATAAACGAGCCGAGTAAGTCAGAACTGACCCAACTCTTGGGTCATGGGATAAGAGCCGGTTACAGGGATTTAATCACGTTCTGTCCCACCGGTGTCCGGCCGGGACCGGTGTTCAGGAATGCCGGGAACCACCTCCCGTCGGGGACAGGGGGTGACCGGGCCGTCCCGGGGCCCTGCTCGGTGCTGGGGGCAGCGCTGGGGGCAGCGCGGGCGGCaggcccgggagcggggccgggggatCGCGACTGGGACCGCGCTGGGGctcggggccgcgccgggcacCGGGGCAGCGGCGGCCACTCACGGCTGCACCGGTTTCCGCGCGTATCGCGATATCATCCTCAGCGCcaccgccccgccgccgccatcgcGCCGCTCCTCCCCGGGGGCGGAGCGCTTTGGGCCCCGGCGCGATGGAGGCGCTGCGGCGGCCGGCGCTGCCCGAGGTCGCGGTGCGCTCCCGCCTattggcggcggcggcggcgggcccgggcggCGAGGCGCTGCTGCGGCGCTGCGCTGAGCTGGCCCTGGTGCGCTTGGCCCCGCTCCTGGCCGCCTGCGTGTGGCAGCGGCAGCCGTTCCGCCTGCGCTACGTGCCGGGCCGCGGTGAGCCGGGAGCGGGCCGGGAGGCGCGGCGGGAGGAGCGCCCGGTGCCGGGGAGACTGGGAGGGGGATCCGGCGGCCGGGAACCGTGAGAGAGTGAGGGGGAACCGGGAGCGTGTGAGGGGAAAGCGGGGGTGTGTGAGGGGGAATCTGGAGGTCGTAATCGAGGAACATCTGAAGGGGACCCGGGAGCGTGTGAGGGGGACCCGGCGGCCGGGAACCGAGGGCATGTGAGGGAGAACCGGAATCGTTTGAAGGAACCGGCGGCCGGGAACCGGGAGCTTGTGAGGGGGAATCGGGAGAATGTGAGGGACACCTGGCGGCCGTAACCGGGATCTTTTGAGGGTAATCCGGCGTCCGGGAACCGGCAGTgtgtgagggggagctgggcgGTGTGAGGAAGACCCGGTGGCCGGGAACCAGGAGCCTGTGAGGGGGACCCGGCGGGTTCGAACCGGGAACGAGTGAGGGAGAACCGAGGCCATGTGAGGGGCACACGGCGCCGAGAATCGGGATCTTTGGAGGAGAGACCGGCGGCCGGGAACCGAGGGCGTGTGAGGGGGACCCGGCGGGCTCGAACTGGGAGCGTGTGAGGGGAGACCCGGCGGCTTCCCCGACTCTCGGTGTCACAGCACGGGTTAACCCAGTGAGGCAtctggtgccacctccctgctgcagccgggCCGTCCCCGAGCACAGGACACAAGATTCTGTCAGCAGGGTCTGGGATATCcgcagtgagggagactccgcAGCCCGTGTGGACAATCTGTTCCCGGGCACGGCGTTGCTGAGCcgcctctcctctctgtgccccGTGCAGgtgtgcctggctgtggcaAGGGTGTTGGAACCAGGTGTTGATCCATAAGGTCCCATCTAACCTAAGCCTTTCTATGGGtttatgaatattaaaaaaaccccagcagacATGGATTCAGAAGTGTCCCTGAGGGTAGGGAATGCTCAGGGCTGGAGTGTGGCTGTCTGTGTAAGGACACAGGCTTTGTCTAGTACAGGTGAAATAATGAGCAGACACCTTCACCCGAATATGGATGGCTGCTAATGGCAAtgaattaaaatggaaataatttatttggtCATTAGCAAAAAATTGTTCAATTATTTTCCCCTACTCCAATACTCTTTAAAGGGCTGGAACACAACACCAAAATGGATTGCAAGTGTGTACTTGGAGCGTCAGCCTCATACTTTGTTACTGTTTGAGGGAAAAGAGTGAAGGAGTTGAGAACGTTGCATTCAGGGCTTTTCTTAGGATCAGGAACCAGCAGAGGTCGCCTGTAGCAcctgaaatgctgttttttAATGCCTGGGATGTTCTGAGGCACTTAGGATATTTGATTCTCCTGAAGCACTTCTCTAGTTGAAGAGAAACGTGGTGTTATTGTTGTTAAGGAAACAAGATATATTTGATGAAACGTGTTGCAGTTCAGATGGGGATTTTCCAGACTATCAAGGATTTTTCCTAATGTATTTAGAATGACCAAAGTTTATATTTGCTTGGGGATTTCAATTTGGAACAAACGTTGTATAGCCTGAAAAGCAATTtatcagaaaaatctttctaagATGTATTTTGAATGCAGTCTCAGGCAGTGCCTGTAATATGGGTGCCTTGAAAGGCACTCTGGTGACCTGGAGGGAGTttgctggctgtccccagcccagtcccGCTGCAGGGAGTGTTTGTTTCTGCTCTGGCTGTTGCAGGTGACTTTCACTCGGTGTTTGTATGCAcagctggtgcagcagcagtttgttcCAGACAGACGCAGTGGATACACCCTGCCCGCCCCAGCTCATCCTCAGTACAGAGCCTGCGAGCTGGGCATGAAGCTGGGAATGATTCCTGGGGCATTTTGGCCTTGGCTCATGCATGTGCAGGGAATGGGTCCTTGTCTGGAGGTTGCCTGCTTGTCCAGAGAAATGTGAGCAAAGTCTGTCACACCTTGAGAACCTCttgttgttgcatcttttgtcTGCAGGCTCATGGCTTTGAAATGTTGTGCTCCAAGAGCAGTAAAGTGGCTCCTGACGCCAAGAGAAACGTGTTAAGGGGTGCTCTGTGGAGAGATTCCTCAGGAGCTTGAAGGAGAATGATTATTTCAAGGTCTGTGGCTTTTAAACATTGCAgggaaaatacataaaatacattttaaccCTTGAACTTGTGTGAGGAGATGCAGTGGAGCCAGAGCTTGAATCCTTATCTCTGTGTGAAATGAATTAATGTGTTTAAAGGGAACATGTGCAGTTTGTTCCCCTttgaaaggaatttattttggaaatttaaaagggaaaagcaagATGTGGGGATTGATTCATTCATCTAAAGCAAGGGGAGAAATACACTTGAGTGAAGAAAACCCCCATGTGTGATTGTGTGAGGTGTAACTGATTTCACTGGTTTCCATTTCATTTCCACCCCTCTAGAATTCAATATTCTTCAAGATCCATACATAACACCATAGACCTATCTGGGCCCATGCAAGTGTAATTTTgatgtgtgtgtggtttttgggacttctgggggttttggtgaggttttgtggtttgtttgttttgtttttttaagatgaCTTTGACTACTTTTTTGATGTTAATAAATTGGACATAAATTGACTACTTACTTGAAAGTTATAAAGCTGGACAACTTTATTGAGATTCTTAGGTTAATATCCTTTAATATGCTTCAAATACAGGAGTCCCCCTTTGCTGTATTGAGTTCAAAGTGTTCATGGACAAGAGGTTTTAGTTGTTTCGTTTctctcagcatttctgtgtgacCAACAGTCACCCTTAGGAAGCCTGactgtgaggaggaaggggagggagaaTTGTTTGGATTCATGGCTGTGACTTGCATTCAACAGGGAGAAATGGAAGGATCAGCCAAGTACCTGGAGCTGTTGCACATG
This genomic interval from Ammospiza nelsoni isolate bAmmNel1 chromosome 8, bAmmNel1.pri, whole genome shotgun sequence contains the following:
- the LOC132076538 gene encoding C-type lectin domain family 2 member D-like, which codes for MRGTMRRQRSHSCHRPPEPPHGRHQQRPLTVSLSGCHQRGCKAVPEAELPKDLPAVLMSREQGAVYSTQRDTGREQEESELCSISGAVKDPLKNRSATGNRLRRFLGEWFRCHPVGTAVLILLLLVLVLALGAALAVQPAPHVPVTPVTPLLVLGCPRGWVGYNGVCYYFSLDYSTWEQGQERCSELNASLAIAKDEEAMDLLFRLRGNGDFWLGLRRRGERLHWGDGSSYSSRVPVLGNSDCVYLADRRFRSDNCSHERPYVCSKAQAPL
- the LOC132076539 gene encoding LOW QUALITY PROTEIN: protein ecdysoneless homolog (The sequence of the model RefSeq protein was modified relative to this genomic sequence to represent the inferred CDS: inserted 2 bases in 2 codons); amino-acid sequence: MEALRRPALPEVAVRSRLLAAAAAGPGGEALLRRCAELALVRLAPLLAACVWQRQPFRLRYVPGRGEPGAGREARREERPVPGRLGGGSGGREPPGGREPGACEGDPAGSNRERVRENRGHVRGTRRRESGSLEERPAAGNRGRVRGTRRARTGSVRAVPEHRTQDSVSRVWDIRSEGDSAARVDNLFPGTALLSRLSSLCPVQVTFTRCLYAQLVQQQFVPDRRSGYTLPAPAHPQYRACELGMKLAHGFEMLCSKSSKVAPDAKRNVLRGALWXRFLRSLKENDYFKGEMEGSAKYLELLHMAEDHFQQSVAVPERSSDESQVTFDVDSFTKALDRILGADSEELDSDDVDEEEEFGFSAEDDEELDAGNGRQEQKVSPEELVGSLKAYMEEMDRELAQSNVGKSFSSHKRGASSVGAAPCESAGPDCGAEAAELAALDVDMNLVANLLESYSAQAGLAXPTSSILQSLGVNLPESTELTEKVQIDGGTPLVHEENS